One window of Tenacibaculum maritimum NCIMB 2154 genomic DNA carries:
- a CDS encoding efflux RND transporter permease subunit translates to MTEKQKKQVDKEFGLSSWAINNKTTIYVMMVLILFLGISAFLSMPRENFPEIKGTKIYISSIYPGNTAEDIEKLITDPLEEKLKTVSNVIEITSTSQEDVSMVIVEFDENISVDQAKQKVKDEIDQKTSGEDWPTFNGAKVEPNVFELSISEEMPILNINISGDYPVDKLKEFGEYLEDEIENLSEIKKVDIRGAEEKEVEVAVDIYKMMAAKVSFQDILNAINGGNLTMSAGNLIASGQRRTIRILGEIKVPQELQDFVVKSEKGNAIYLKDIAKVTFKDKDKTTYAREFGEPVVMLDVKKRSGKNMVEAAEKIREIVKRTREDIFPSNLKVTIANDQSSKTIGQVDDLVNNIIFGVILVVLVLMFFLGFKNALFVGFAIPMSMFMSLMILNWLGYTMNTMILFGLIMGLGMLVDNGIVVVENVYRLMDEGMPRIEAAKKGIGEIAFPIIISTLTTVAAFVPLGMWPGVMGQFMIYFPVTLSVVLGSSLFVAIFFNSVMVSQFMSTEDKNMPLKRIIILSSIVGGIGLLILIFGGEYRALGSVMVFTAIMLWGYRIGLRPLVNGFQNKVLPLWERIYEATLRGALKGWRPLVITVLTVVMLVFSFGGFGKSIEKKRTKVEFFPDNTPNQIIVYIEYPQGTDIEKTNAIMQDLEARVYAILNAPEYVDNGYNFLVESAVSQVGAGSGNPQTDGGSTAEMPHRGKITASMREYKFRKGADSKLLQKKITESLKGIYPGLAISVEKEAVGPPAGYPINIELEGKDYTELINTAEKMRDFINSKSIPGVDELKIDVNKSKPSMLVNVDRKKAGELGVSSAQVGQQLRNAIFGSKSGVYKKNGEDYDIYVRFNKENRYNTSAVFNQKITFRDMTSGMVKEIPISAISKQTNTSGYSAVKHKQTKRVVTVYSALAPGYTDAAAIVDVIRNEMKTFTEKPANVKIDYTGQIEEQSKQMLFLMGAFFVGLGLIFFILIFQFNSISKPAIIMLAIFLSLIGVFGGLIITGKPFVIMMTMMGIISLAGIVVNNGVVLLDYTQLLIDRKKVVLHLGKNDFIDVKSLNEAIVRGGKARLRPVLLTAITTILGLIPLATGFNINFFTLFSEFDPNIYIGGDNVVFWGPLAWTVIYGLFIATFLTLVVVPILFYLIMRFKMWLKSNIA, encoded by the coding sequence ATGACTGAGAAACAAAAAAAACAAGTTGATAAGGAGTTTGGATTATCATCTTGGGCTATAAATAATAAAACAACCATCTACGTGATGATGGTGTTGATCCTTTTTCTAGGTATTTCTGCTTTTTTGAGCATGCCTAGAGAAAATTTCCCTGAGATAAAGGGAACAAAAATTTATATCAGCTCTATTTACCCTGGAAATACAGCAGAAGATATAGAGAAGCTAATTACAGATCCGTTAGAAGAAAAATTGAAAACGGTAAGTAATGTTATCGAAATAACCTCCACTTCTCAAGAAGATGTATCTATGGTCATTGTTGAGTTTGATGAAAATATATCTGTAGATCAAGCAAAGCAAAAGGTAAAGGATGAGATAGATCAAAAAACATCAGGAGAGGATTGGCCTACTTTTAATGGGGCTAAAGTAGAGCCTAATGTTTTTGAATTGAGTATTTCTGAGGAGATGCCTATCTTGAATATAAACATCTCTGGGGATTATCCTGTGGATAAATTAAAAGAGTTTGGAGAGTATTTGGAAGATGAAATAGAAAATTTATCAGAAATTAAGAAGGTAGATATTCGTGGAGCAGAAGAGAAAGAAGTGGAGGTAGCTGTTGATATTTATAAAATGATGGCTGCTAAAGTAAGCTTTCAAGATATACTTAATGCTATTAATGGAGGGAATTTGACCATGTCTGCTGGAAATTTAATAGCTAGCGGGCAGAGACGTACAATTCGTATATTGGGAGAAATTAAAGTTCCTCAAGAACTACAGGATTTTGTAGTGAAGTCTGAAAAAGGGAATGCTATTTATTTAAAAGATATTGCCAAGGTTACTTTTAAAGATAAAGACAAAACTACGTATGCGCGTGAATTTGGAGAGCCTGTGGTTATGCTAGATGTAAAAAAACGTTCTGGTAAAAATATGGTTGAGGCTGCTGAAAAAATTAGGGAGATCGTTAAAAGAACTAGAGAAGATATATTTCCAAGCAATTTAAAGGTAACCATAGCAAATGATCAATCTTCTAAAACAATAGGGCAGGTAGATGATTTGGTTAATAATATCATTTTTGGAGTCATACTGGTTGTGTTGGTATTGATGTTTTTCTTAGGATTTAAAAATGCATTATTTGTAGGGTTTGCAATTCCAATGTCAATGTTTATGTCTTTAATGATTTTAAACTGGTTAGGATATACAATGAACACGATGATTCTATTTGGTTTGATAATGGGGTTAGGAATGTTGGTAGATAATGGTATTGTAGTGGTAGAAAATGTATATCGTCTGATGGATGAAGGAATGCCTAGGATTGAAGCAGCTAAGAAAGGAATTGGAGAGATCGCTTTTCCTATTATTATTTCTACGTTAACTACGGTAGCGGCATTTGTGCCCCTTGGTATGTGGCCTGGTGTTATGGGGCAATTTATGATTTATTTTCCAGTAACATTATCCGTAGTTTTAGGTTCTTCATTATTCGTAGCTATTTTCTTTAATTCTGTAATGGTATCTCAATTTATGAGTACAGAAGATAAAAATATGCCTTTGAAACGTATCATTATACTTTCTTCGATAGTAGGGGGAATCGGATTATTGATTTTAATTTTTGGTGGTGAATACCGAGCTTTAGGAAGTGTTATGGTGTTTACAGCTATTATGTTATGGGGGTATCGTATAGGATTGAGACCTTTAGTAAATGGGTTTCAAAATAAAGTATTACCTCTTTGGGAAAGGATTTATGAAGCAACTCTAAGAGGAGCGCTAAAGGGATGGAGACCTTTGGTAATAACAGTATTAACTGTAGTTATGCTTGTGTTTTCTTTCGGAGGTTTTGGGAAATCTATTGAGAAAAAAAGAACAAAGGTTGAATTTTTTCCAGATAATACACCAAACCAGATTATAGTGTATATAGAGTATCCGCAAGGAACTGATATCGAAAAAACAAATGCAATAATGCAAGATTTGGAAGCGCGTGTATATGCTATATTAAATGCGCCTGAATATGTAGATAATGGATACAATTTCTTGGTAGAAAGTGCTGTTTCTCAAGTTGGGGCAGGTTCTGGAAACCCCCAAACAGATGGAGGATCTACGGCTGAGATGCCACATAGAGGAAAAATTACGGCTTCTATGCGTGAATATAAATTTAGAAAAGGTGCTGATAGCAAATTATTACAGAAGAAAATAACAGAATCTTTAAAAGGAATATATCCTGGGTTGGCTATTTCTGTAGAAAAAGAAGCTGTAGGTCCTCCAGCAGGATATCCTATTAATATAGAGCTAGAAGGGAAAGATTATACAGAACTGATTAATACTGCTGAAAAAATGCGTGATTTTATCAATTCGAAGAGTATTCCTGGGGTAGATGAATTAAAAATAGATGTTAATAAATCAAAGCCTTCGATGTTGGTAAATGTAGATCGTAAAAAAGCAGGTGAGCTGGGAGTTAGTTCAGCACAGGTAGGGCAGCAGTTACGTAATGCTATATTTGGTTCTAAATCTGGGGTATATAAGAAAAATGGAGAAGATTACGATATTTATGTGCGCTTTAATAAGGAGAACAGATATAACACAAGTGCTGTTTTTAATCAAAAGATTACATTTAGAGATATGACTTCTGGGATGGTAAAAGAAATTCCTATTTCTGCTATTTCTAAGCAAACAAATACTTCTGGATATAGTGCAGTTAAGCATAAGCAAACAAAGAGGGTAGTTACTGTGTATTCGGCACTAGCTCCAGGATATACAGATGCGGCTGCGATCGTTGATGTGATTAGGAATGAAATGAAAACATTTACGGAAAAACCAGCAAATGTTAAAATTGATTATACAGGGCAAATAGAAGAGCAGTCTAAACAAATGTTGTTTTTGATGGGAGCATTTTTTGTAGGACTGGGACTAATCTTTTTTATATTGATATTTCAGTTTAATTCAATATCAAAACCCGCCATTATTATGTTGGCTATTTTCTTGAGTTTGATAGGGGTATTTGGTGGCTTAATAATTACAGGGAAACCATTTGTAATTATGATGACAATGATGGGAATCATTTCTTTAGCAGGTATCGTAGTGAATAATGGAGTAGTATTATTAGATTATACGCAGTTGTTGATTGATCGCAAAAAGGTAGTACTTCATCTTGGGAAAAATGATTTTATTGATGTAAAATCTTTGAATGAAGCAATTGTTAGAGGTGGTAAAGCACGTTTGCGTCCAGTATTATTAACAGCCATTACTACCATTTTAGGGTTAATCCCATTAGCAACAGGTTTTAATATTAATTTCTTTACGTTATTTAGTGAGTTTGACCCTAATATTTATATAGGAGGAGATAATGTTGTTTTCTGGGGTCCTTTAGCATGGACGGTAATTTATGGTCTGTTTATAGCAACGTTCTTAACATTAGTGGTAGTACCTATTTTATTTTACCTGATAATGAGATTTAAAATGTGGTTAAAAAGCAACATCGCTTAA
- a CDS encoding thioredoxin family protein codes for MKELIKKSLQKAYSYGEYRSLVSNLLADNKSTGVHQSEALLNYSLLNDRRMKRLDKTTKLSEESIESLKEIKSPQTWLVITEGWCGDAAQNLPVINKLAAEHPLIDLKLVLRDENLDLMDEFLTNGGRAIPKLIILDEDKKVLDSWGPRPSIATKMVADYKKEKGSLDAEFKKDLQVWYNKDKGINVQKDIISILEKEHKAVSCS; via the coding sequence ATGAAAGAACTTATCAAAAAAAGCTTGCAAAAAGCGTATTCGTATGGTGAATATAGAAGTTTAGTCAGTAATCTATTAGCTGATAACAAATCTACTGGAGTACATCAGTCAGAAGCATTATTAAATTATAGTTTGCTTAATGATAGGAGAATGAAGCGTTTGGATAAAACGACCAAGCTTTCAGAAGAGAGCATCGAATCTCTTAAGGAAATCAAATCGCCACAAACATGGTTGGTTATTACAGAAGGATGGTGTGGTGATGCAGCCCAAAATCTTCCTGTTATCAATAAACTTGCAGCTGAACACCCGCTGATAGATCTCAAACTGGTACTGCGTGATGAAAACTTAGATTTAATGGATGAGTTTTTAACGAATGGAGGTAGGGCAATTCCTAAACTTATTATTTTAGATGAAGATAAAAAGGTACTTGATTCTTGGGGGCCACGGCCGAGTATAGCTACAAAAATGGTTGCAGACTATAAAAAAGAAAAAGGAAGCTTGGATGCTGAGTTTAAGAAAGACTTGCAAGTTTGGTATAATAAGGATAAAGGGATTAATGTTCAAAAAGACATTATTTCTATATTGGAAAAAGAGCATAAGGCGGTGAGTTGTTCTTAA
- a CDS encoding T9SS type A sorting domain-containing protein, translated as MKKTLTLFFLTLPFYMFGQLQQQAPWNLNSPKAKRSHKKTLKEISIAAEAYFNTIDRDKKGSGLKPFKRWEHHWSHYLKEDGTVAPPQDLWEAWNQKNEMNTSQGKRDNSNWLPLGPFTNSNTYNANDAKQTGQGRVNAIAVDPSNSNTYYVGTPAGGIWKSTDAGINWTPLTDYLPQIGVSGIAIHPTNSNIIYIATGDDDADNSYAVGVWKSIDGGTTWNKTGDIPGDPSSMNEIYIDPNAPETVLVATNSGVQKTTDGGTTWERKLDENIIDLKMKPGDASTWYAVTSSSFYKSTDNGETFTRKTVSGLFSSSRLTMDVTPANPEYVYIVSASNNNNAFNGIYKSTDSGESFNRTAERSDIFGSSQAWYDLALTVSSDDPEIVYVGVLDLWKSTDGGNDFTKINSWSNPNTSTYTHADIHFLRFMDGKFFAGTDGGIFVSTDEAVNFIDLTKNLAISQFYRISVSSLKLHTIAGGLQDNGGFGFSDNEWRNYHGGDGMEGVVDPINPNIFYGFTQYGGSLNKTNDGGQTQSLNLRSPSGERGNWVTPLTINKDGELYAGYSELYKLDNNRWTRISTSPFGDTFGGNLDKVEIAPNNTNNIITSNDNVLYRSTNKGVNFSEISFNHGPIQAIAISSLDSDIVWIVTRNNVYKSTNFFTENTPTFTEISYNLPPLEIKMSIKHHERSSNNTVYLGTSLGVYYISENSTEWTVFDNGLPNLQITDLDINEEDAKLYAATYGRGIFVSDIPKVLPENDVRLLSLNNLNNSLNCNDTVTPEVTVSNQGTQDIASITFNYNFDGGAMQNYTWSGKLSSNQSTTIPLPSSTISIGDHTINIEATIDNDAYASNNLAKSSFIINQFNNTPTAINTFENPEDELLITTNNATMWELGVPNKSILKANSGKVYVTKLSGNHPDQTVGHLYTKCYDLTTIADPVLRFKMAFDIENDWDHMYVEYSTNQGQTWDILGTSEDDNWYNSSATVNGLPGKQWTGEGATINPIDNLPNSDVKDYSYDLAPFSQEQSIVFRFKFVADQAENREGVLIDDLVITGTLAVNQFDALSESIFIYPNPSENIFNIGNKTSDKLNIKVFDMTGKQVFTKDNIKMDTYRLNLDNYAKGIYFLYLNMNGKSNTKKLILK; from the coding sequence ATGAAAAAAACACTTACTCTCTTCTTTTTGACTTTACCATTCTATATGTTTGGTCAACTGCAACAACAGGCTCCTTGGAACTTAAATTCCCCTAAAGCGAAAAGAAGCCACAAAAAAACTTTAAAGGAAATTTCAATAGCAGCCGAAGCTTATTTTAACACTATTGATCGAGATAAAAAAGGAAGCGGTTTAAAACCTTTTAAAAGATGGGAGCACCATTGGTCTCACTATTTAAAAGAAGACGGAACAGTTGCTCCTCCCCAAGACTTATGGGAGGCATGGAATCAAAAAAATGAAATGAACACTTCACAAGGAAAAAGAGACAATAGTAATTGGCTCCCATTAGGTCCATTTACAAACTCAAATACCTACAATGCTAATGATGCTAAGCAAACTGGGCAAGGTCGTGTTAATGCTATTGCCGTTGACCCTAGTAACTCAAATACCTACTACGTGGGTACTCCAGCTGGAGGAATATGGAAATCTACCGATGCTGGAATTAACTGGACTCCATTAACAGATTACCTTCCTCAAATAGGAGTTTCTGGAATTGCAATACATCCTACAAATTCTAACATTATTTATATTGCCACAGGTGATGATGATGCTGATAACTCTTACGCTGTAGGTGTATGGAAATCTATTGATGGAGGAACCACTTGGAATAAGACAGGAGACATTCCTGGAGACCCTAGCTCTATGAATGAAATTTATATTGATCCTAACGCTCCTGAAACTGTTTTAGTTGCTACAAATTCTGGAGTACAAAAAACAACAGATGGAGGAACCACTTGGGAAAGAAAACTAGATGAAAATATTATTGATTTGAAAATGAAACCAGGTGATGCTAGTACTTGGTATGCTGTTACCTCATCTAGCTTCTATAAATCAACAGATAATGGCGAAACATTTACTAGGAAAACAGTTTCTGGTCTTTTCAGTTCTAGTAGATTAACTATGGATGTAACCCCTGCTAATCCAGAATACGTATATATTGTAAGCGCTTCTAATAATAATAACGCTTTTAATGGTATTTATAAATCAACAGACAGTGGTGAATCTTTTAATAGAACCGCTGAAAGATCCGATATTTTTGGTAGCTCTCAAGCCTGGTATGATTTAGCTTTAACTGTTTCTTCAGATGACCCAGAAATTGTTTACGTTGGTGTTTTAGACCTTTGGAAATCTACTGATGGGGGTAATGATTTTACCAAAATTAATAGTTGGAGCAACCCTAATACAAGTACTTATACACATGCGGATATTCATTTTTTAAGATTTATGGATGGAAAATTTTTTGCTGGAACTGATGGAGGTATCTTTGTTTCTACTGATGAAGCTGTGAACTTTATAGATCTAACAAAAAACCTAGCTATTAGCCAATTTTATAGAATATCAGTGTCTTCTCTAAAATTGCATACAATAGCTGGTGGGCTACAAGACAATGGTGGATTTGGATTTTCAGATAACGAATGGAGAAATTACCACGGAGGTGATGGAATGGAAGGTGTTGTTGACCCTATAAACCCTAATATCTTTTATGGTTTTACTCAATATGGTGGTAGCCTTAACAAAACTAACGATGGAGGACAAACACAATCTCTTAACCTACGCTCCCCAAGTGGAGAAAGAGGGAATTGGGTTACCCCATTAACTATTAATAAAGACGGGGAGCTATATGCTGGATACAGTGAATTATATAAATTAGATAACAATCGTTGGACAAGAATATCCACTTCTCCTTTCGGAGATACTTTTGGAGGAAACCTCGACAAAGTTGAAATAGCTCCTAACAACACCAATAATATCATTACTTCCAATGACAATGTTTTATACAGGAGTACCAATAAAGGTGTTAATTTTTCTGAAATATCCTTCAACCATGGGCCTATTCAAGCCATCGCTATCAGTAGTCTTGACTCCGATATTGTATGGATTGTGACAAGAAATAATGTTTATAAATCAACTAATTTCTTTACAGAAAATACACCCACATTTACTGAAATTTCTTACAACCTGCCTCCTTTAGAGATAAAAATGTCTATAAAACACCATGAAAGAAGTAGCAATAATACTGTTTATTTAGGAACTTCTCTCGGCGTATATTACATTAGTGAAAATAGTACGGAATGGACTGTTTTTGATAACGGGCTTCCTAACCTTCAAATTACAGATTTGGATATTAACGAAGAAGATGCTAAACTATATGCTGCTACCTATGGTAGAGGTATTTTTGTTTCTGACATCCCTAAGGTACTTCCTGAAAATGATGTTCGCCTTTTATCTTTAAACAATCTTAATAATAGTTTAAATTGTAATGACACTGTAACTCCTGAAGTAACTGTGAGCAACCAAGGAACGCAAGACATCGCATCAATCACTTTTAATTATAATTTTGATGGAGGAGCTATGCAAAATTACACATGGTCTGGAAAATTAAGCTCCAATCAAAGCACTACTATTCCCTTACCAAGCTCAACGATTTCAATAGGAGACCATACAATAAATATTGAAGCAACAATTGACAATGACGCATATGCTTCAAATAACCTTGCTAAATCTAGTTTTATCATCAATCAATTTAACAACACTCCAACCGCAATCAATACTTTTGAAAACCCAGAAGATGAATTGTTAATCACCACAAACAATGCTACTATGTGGGAATTAGGAGTTCCGAACAAATCGATTCTTAAAGCTAACTCGGGAAAAGTTTATGTAACCAAACTTTCAGGAAACCACCCTGATCAAACCGTTGGTCATTTATATACCAAATGCTACGATTTAACTACCATTGCTGACCCTGTATTAAGATTCAAAATGGCATTTGACATTGAAAATGATTGGGATCATATGTATGTAGAATACTCTACAAATCAAGGACAAACTTGGGACATACTAGGGACTTCCGAAGATGATAATTGGTACAATAGTTCCGCTACTGTAAACGGGCTTCCTGGTAAACAATGGACAGGAGAAGGTGCTACTATTAACCCTATTGATAACCTACCTAACTCTGATGTAAAAGATTATAGTTACGACTTAGCTCCTTTCTCTCAAGAACAAAGTATTGTATTTAGGTTTAAATTTGTTGCTGACCAAGCTGAAAATAGAGAAGGTGTTCTTATAGATGATTTAGTTATTACAGGAACTTTGGCTGTTAATCAATTTGATGCTCTTTCAGAATCTATATTTATATACCCAAACCCTTCTGAAAACATTTTCAACATAGGTAACAAAACCTCTGACAAACTAAATATAAAAGTTTTCGATATGACAGGGAAACAGGTCTTCACCAAAGACAATATTAAAATGGATACTTACCGATTAAATTTGGACAACTATGCAAAAGGGATTTATTTCTTATACTTAAACATGAATGGGAAATCAAATACAAAAAAATTAATTTTAAAATAG
- a CDS encoding NAD-dependent epimerase/dehydratase family protein gives MSDTILILGACGQIGIELTQKLREIYGDKNVIASDIREGSPEMMESGIFEILDATDKKGILEVIQKYKVTEVYLMAAMLSATAEKHPQKGWNLNMTSLLGVLELAKEKYLKKVYWPSSMAVFGVTSPKINTPQQTIMEPSTVYGISKVAGEHWCNYYHEKYGVDVRSIRYPGIISWKTLPGGGTTDYAVDIYFEALRKGTYECFLSKDTRLPMMYMDDAINATIKIMQADKSDIKLRTSYNLSAISFTPEEIAREIQAYVPNFNITYAPDFRQAIADSWPQVIDDSSAREDWGWSHQFDLPLMTKDIITNLRAKKENTLTEL, from the coding sequence ATGAGTGATACCATATTAATTTTAGGAGCTTGTGGGCAAATAGGTATAGAGTTAACCCAGAAACTGAGAGAGATCTATGGAGATAAAAACGTTATAGCCTCAGATATACGAGAAGGAAGCCCTGAAATGATGGAGTCAGGAATTTTTGAGATTCTTGATGCAACAGATAAAAAAGGTATTTTGGAGGTTATCCAAAAGTATAAGGTAACTGAAGTTTATTTAATGGCAGCAATGCTTTCAGCTACGGCAGAGAAACATCCTCAGAAGGGATGGAATTTGAATATGACTTCCTTATTAGGGGTGCTAGAATTGGCAAAGGAAAAATACCTTAAAAAGGTCTATTGGCCTAGTTCTATGGCTGTTTTTGGAGTTACATCTCCAAAAATTAATACGCCTCAGCAAACTATCATGGAGCCATCTACTGTTTATGGGATAAGTAAAGTGGCAGGAGAACACTGGTGTAACTATTACCATGAGAAATATGGAGTGGATGTGAGGAGCATTCGTTACCCTGGGATTATAAGTTGGAAAACTTTACCAGGTGGTGGCACTACAGATTATGCTGTAGATATTTATTTCGAAGCTTTAAGAAAAGGGACGTATGAGTGTTTTTTGTCAAAAGATACACGCTTGCCAATGATGTATATGGATGATGCAATTAATGCAACAATTAAAATTATGCAAGCAGATAAAAGTGATATTAAATTAAGAACTTCTTATAATTTATCTGCAATTAGTTTTACTCCTGAAGAAATTGCTAGAGAAATTCAAGCATATGTTCCGAATTTTAATATAACGTATGCTCCAGATTTTAGGCAAGCTATTGCTGATAGCTGGCCACAAGTAATAGATGATTCTAGTGCTAGAGAAGATTGGGGGTGGAGCCATCAGTTTGATTTGCCTTTAATGACAAAGGATATCATTACAAATTTAAGGGCTAAAAAAGAAAACACTTTAACAGAATTGTAA
- a CDS encoding regulatory protein RecX, whose amino-acid sequence MESFCVYQDRCHKEVEKKIAEYNLIPEARASILIDLIQDGFLNEERFAKSFARGKFRIKKWGKQRITRELKLRDVSSYNIRIALKEIDENDYMATLYELITKRNNSISETNLYKRKKKIMDYMVYRGYEYELLFMAINDFLKEK is encoded by the coding sequence ATGGAATCTTTTTGTGTATATCAAGATAGGTGTCATAAAGAGGTGGAAAAAAAAATAGCTGAATATAATCTAATTCCAGAAGCAAGAGCATCCATATTGATAGATTTAATTCAAGACGGCTTTTTGAATGAAGAACGTTTTGCAAAAAGCTTTGCGAGAGGAAAATTTAGAATAAAAAAATGGGGAAAGCAACGAATCACTAGAGAGCTAAAGTTAAGAGATGTTTCTTCGTATAATATTAGGATAGCTTTAAAAGAAATAGATGAAAATGATTATATGGCAACACTATATGAGTTAATAACGAAAAGAAATAACAGTATTTCGGAGACAAACCTATATAAAAGAAAGAAAAAAATTATGGATTATATGGTATATAGAGGTTATGAATATGAACTGTTGTTTATGGCAATAAATGATTTCTTAAAAGAAAAATAG
- a CDS encoding nuclear transport factor 2 family protein, with translation MNKCTVLIGFAFLILTSCKVYKKTLTKKHTKNTEKEINNLLNSWHKAAEDANYAAYFNKMDSTAIFIGTDASENWKKKQFEKFSKPYFEKGKAWNFTPLERSIYIDKTNSFAWFDELLNTWMGICRGSGVLERNNNHWKIKHYVLSVTIPNDDIQKVIHVKKINDSLFISKNNY, from the coding sequence ATGAATAAGTGCACTGTTCTTATAGGATTTGCTTTTTTAATCCTTACTTCCTGTAAGGTCTATAAAAAAACACTGACTAAAAAACATACTAAAAACACTGAAAAAGAGATAAATAACCTATTGAACAGCTGGCATAAAGCTGCTGAAGATGCTAACTACGCTGCTTATTTTAACAAAATGGATTCTACGGCCATTTTTATAGGTACTGATGCTTCTGAAAATTGGAAAAAAAAACAATTTGAAAAATTTAGTAAACCTTATTTTGAAAAAGGAAAAGCCTGGAATTTCACCCCTTTAGAAAGAAGTATCTACATTGATAAAACTAATTCTTTCGCTTGGTTTGATGAACTTTTAAATACTTGGATGGGAATTTGTAGAGGATCTGGGGTTTTAGAGAGAAACAATAATCACTGGAAAATTAAACATTATGTACTATCCGTAACAATACCCAATGACGATATCCAAAAAGTCATTCATGTGAAAAAAATAAATGACTCTTTATTTATCTCCAAAAACAATTATTAA